The Dietzia sp. ANT_WB102 region CGCAGTGGTGACAGTCTGCACACCCGATCGCGCCGAGCACCTCCGCTCGCAGCGGCGGGCGATGGCCCAGCACCTGCCCGGCGCCCGTCACGTCGTGGTGTTGCCCGAGCGGCCCGGCAGCGCCGAGCTGGCCGCCGAACTCGCCGCAGACGGGGTCATCATCGTGGAGTTGCCGGCTGGCCCCGCCCTCCCCGTCGCCCGGAGCCGCAATCTCGGCGGCGACCGAGCGGCCGAACTCGACGTGCAGTTGATTGTCTTCCTCGACGTCGACTGCATGCCGGGGCCCGATCTGGGGTGGTACTACTCCGAGCTACCCCACGGCGCCGTCGGCCTGGGCCCGGTCACCTACCTCCCCGAGTCCGCCGGAGTTCCCGAGCCCGCCGAGCTGCCGTCGTGGACGGACCCGCACCCTGCCCGCCCGTTCCCCGAACACGGGACCAGCGAGCTGGAACTGGACGAGTGCGGCATGTTCTGGTCGCTGTCGTTCGCCCTGCGACCGGAGCTGTGGAAGCGCATCCGCGTGGATTTCGGCGGATTCGATGAGGACTTCACCGGCTACGGCGCCGAGGACACCGACTTCGGCCGCAGACTGCTGTATCGCCGCGTACCGGTGGTGTTGGTGGCGGGGGCCCACGCGTACCACCGTTGGCATCCGGCGTCCGATCCGCCGGTCGAGCATCTGGATGACCTGCTGCGCAACGGCGCCCACTACGCCGAGCGCTGGGGTCGGTGGCCGGCGCCGGGGTGGTTCGCTGAGTTCGAGCGGATGGGGCTGGTTCGCCGACGCGGCGACGGCTGGGTGGCCGCCCCGTCTTCCGAGGGCTGAGCCGCCGGCCGCGCGTGGAGTCACTCAGTCACGTTCAACGGGCTGGCGTCCTGGGGAAACGCTGCGCTGAGTGACTCCAGGCGAGCTGCGGGGCGGCGGAGCGGGGACCCGCGAGTGCCGGGCGGGAGCCCGGTCAGCCGAGGAAGGCCTGATCCGAGAGGGTCGCGCCCTTGATATTGGTGAACTCGCGCAGCAGGTCCTGCACCGTGAGCGTGGATTTGGTCCCGGCGTCGGCCTCGTAGACGATCCGGCCCTCGTGCATCATGATGAGCCGGTTGCCCAGGCGGATGGCCTGCTCCATGTTGTGCGTGACCATGAGGGTGGTCAGACCGCCCTCGCGGACGATGCGCTCGGTGATCGTGGTGACCAACTCCGCACGCTGGGGATCGAGAGCTGCGGTGTGCTCGTCGAGCAGCATGATGCGCGGTTGGGTGAAGCCGGCCATGAGCAGCGAGAGCGCCTGGCGCTGACCGCCGGAGAGCAAGCCGACCTTGGCGGTGAGTCGGTCCTCGAGACCCAGCTCCAACATGGCGAGCTGCTCGCCGAACTGGCCGCGACGCTTCTTGCTGAGCCCCGGTCC contains the following coding sequences:
- a CDS encoding glycosyltransferase family 2 protein translates to MNVAASIAVVTVCTPDRAEHLRSQRRAMAQHLPGARHVVVLPERPGSAELAAELAADGVIIVELPAGPALPVARSRNLGGDRAAELDVQLIVFLDVDCMPGPDLGWYYSELPHGAVGLGPVTYLPESAGVPEPAELPSWTDPHPARPFPEHGTSELELDECGMFWSLSFALRPELWKRIRVDFGGFDEDFTGYGAEDTDFGRRLLYRRVPVVLVAGAHAYHRWHPASDPPVEHLDDLLRNGAHYAERWGRWPAPGWFAEFERMGLVRRRGDGWVAAPSSEG
- a CDS encoding ABC transporter ATP-binding protein, translating into MLSVSGVSKTFFPGTANERKALRDLTLTLDEGDFVTVIGSNGAGKSTLLNAVSGKLPVDSGAVDIDGVRVNRMPDYKRAKYIGRVFQDPLAGTAPNLTIEENLSLALLRGQRRGLGPGLSKKRRGQFGEQLAMLELGLEDRLTAKVGLLSGGQRQALSLLMAGFTQPRIMLLDEHTAALDPQRAELVTTITERIVREGGLTTLMVTHNMEQAIRLGNRLIMMHEGRIVYEADAGTKSTLTVQDLLREFTNIKGATLSDQAFLG